TTCGCATAGCATCTTACTCTTCATTTTTACTATTACATGTTGCTTCATTTGCTTTGTTTATCTTACTGTTCTGttgttattttcctttttatcgCTGCTTTGATTACATTTCCTTGAGCTGATGGTCTATCGGAAACCTCTCTACCTCACAAAGGTAGGGGGTAAGGTCTGTGTGTATCATACACTCCCCGACCCCATAGTGAGATTGCACTGGGTATTATGTTGTTGCAAAGTGAGGTGTACTACTAATCCAGGAGAGTAATATGATTATATCTCTCATATATTGACTTCTCATTATGCGGTATATAGCACGTCACAAAATTGCTTTAGCTTGGTATTTCTAAAGGGGATGTTGCCTCAAGTGGATCCAAACACATTGGGCATCTAATTAGCTGATAGTATTGTGTGGGTCAAAATACGCTTGCATTTGAAACTGCTCAACTGTAGTTTGCTGTCATGAATGCCCCAGGATTAAGCTTCTTGGATATATCTGTGATATATTTTCGTGTAATTTTATGGAGCTTGTGATGGGCTGTGCAGGAAACAGTATCATGAAGGTGCTACGCAGGAAGTCACATTTGCCGAAGAAGACTCTGATGTTTTGCTTATACATGTATTTTAGCTCATCTCGGTTGTACATTTTATAACTGCCTGAATTTCTTTCGTAAATGAGGGTTCCAACTCATACTGCTGAAGTGTTACGACAAGAAGCATCTGTAGAATCCCCATACTTTCTCTCAGTATTCTTACTATCTCTGTTTAGTCACACGGAAGAAAGTACATGTCTATTTGAGCTACTTTATAGACTATTCTATGACGGTGGTATAAAGTTACATTCGTAATTCAATACATTGGGTTCAAATGTAGTCAAATTTGGGGTTTGTAGTTTTGCTTCTACCTCCATAAATACATAAAGCTACATAGATAATATGGAACTTCTAATCAAAGCCCTTTTCACTGGATATGTATGTATGTTGTAATTAAAGCCCTTCATTTAGTTGTTCCAAGTCGTACAGTGATTTATGCAGCTACATCAGAAGTCCAGACTTCCACACTGCTTGCTTTGTAAACTTTGTGTTCCATTAGCTTGTTTCGTGTTTGTATTATGTTCGCTATTGATCCCCCGACTCCGGCCTATGCCTAATTTGGGTAAACCACGATTGAGGCCCTCGAGCAAGACACATGCTTTGCACCATTTCTGCATAATTACACAAGAAATGGACCACTCAGTTTAAATGCAAGTACCAACAAGTAGCCTATTCTGTACAAGAATATGTTAGTAGTAAGAACAAACATCATTTATAACATCCAACAAGAAGGAAAagtaaattcaataaatataaaaggCAATAAAACGATGAAAAACAAGTCATTACAGAGTGGAACTAAAGAGAGAAGATCTTCGCAAGCTGATAAGCTAAAAGACAGTTGATGACAAAAGAAATCTGTCACATGAGAGCAACAGCAGTAGGCCTATCTCAACACGGATTAACAATTCTTCAGGAGAAACTTTAACCAGTCAAGTTTGCTATTGCAAAGGAGACAAATGGATCATACTACAATGACATCATTAACATCTTGGGGAAGTAAGAACCAGTAAAGGGAAATCATACTAATCCGCAGaacaaaatatacttcaacATAGATGCTGGAACTCGAGTATGGCAAAATGCAAGGCGTAGAAGAATCATCTTTACCTGGCTGGATATATAACCACATCTTTCACAGATTCCTTGTTCTGGCATTTTTGTAGAGGTGGAGATCCGAAAGTCTTCACCTGATTTGATAATGTCGAGAATGGCTCTTGGTCTGTCATCATGATAAATTAGAAATTTATGAAGAACAAAAGTAATTTGCAAAGACTACTCATACTACATAATTGCctgaagaaattttttttgggaagaATTTCAACTGGGAACTACCTCATCCTTTCTAAATCTTTAATGAACTCACGAGCAAATCCGCGGTACGCATTGGGGGAATAAATACCTGCATTTTCATACAGCCAACTTTTTAGGATGAAGCACAAGGATATGACACAAAGCCAAAACAAATCAGTCAGACAATTCCAGTGTTGGATCATATGGTATCAACACAATAAAGGAAACAAGCACTTGCTCcagaaaattatattgaaaatcCATTTGACGCGTGCAGTGGAGATGAAGCCTAAGGACATTGAGTGCTCAGATCTTCAGAATATCTATGTCAAAGAAATGTCCCGTAACCGGGAATGAAAGCAAAACCATAATAGATAGATGGGCAAAGGCCTGTCATTagtaaaatttcaaatacttttaacttcatcaattaaaaaaatatatcagaCAATTGAGAAGTCGTCATACAAAAAAATGGTTACTGAGGATCATGTAATGTTGTTTAAGTGCAAGAACGATGCATAATGGAGCCAGTTGCAGATTAAAAACATCCAAATTACTACTTTCTCTGTCCCATTCTAATTGATTAGGTTAACACTCGCAAAGCTTAAGAGTAAAATAGTGTGGATATATTATTACTGAGATTGATAAGAAAAGCTTAAAATAATAGTTCGAAGAAATGGAACTGTTGGTTGAAAAATATCACGTTCATTATGGAACAATACAAGGTAGTATAGGTCTATATTGTTGGatctttggaaaaaaaaatgtttataatGGTTAACAAAGAAGTCGACTTTTTGGTATGGACTAAGCAAAGAACTAGGTCAATCAGAGTAGGATGGAGGGAGTTTTCTGAGTAGTTCAAATGCTGCTGTTACAGTTATTCtagacaaattatttttgaagtGTATTTTTGCAATGTAGATAGTATATGGTATAGGACTATCAATTTGTTCAATATAGGCATATAGAATGAGCAGATGTTTAGCCATAAGTCAGCAAGCAACCTTTGCTTTTGGGGATTATTCTCTTGAAAAGTACAACACCATGAAGCCAACAATTTAGTTTCTCTTTCATTCCTGATCTATTTTCTGATGTATACTAGAAACGGATTTAAAGTTCTTGTTCATGAATTCAAGATAATTTCTCTACCCAGCCTTCTACattgaattgaaatattatttccTTTCAGATACCGagagaaaattttaatattgaaCTAATTCTAAGACGTAGCAATTTTAACACGTTCATATTATTGCATACCCCACCTCTTTCACAACACCTGGGCCTCTTTCCAGTGTAATGGGAGGAAAGAGAGAGACTAAAGTGGACAGACATGAACACAGTACACATTAAAGTGCTTCAACAAGGAGAATGTAAATATACTAACATCAAATAAAGAAGACCAGAAATCCTAGTCCTAGTACTGGAAGTTGAGGAAAGAAAACATACTTACATTCTGTAGAGAAGTAGTCCAGCTTTTTAAAGTATGCATACGTAACAGCAAGTTAAGGCAGGACAGTCATAAGTGATCACAATCAGAAAGCTATGTTTTACTAGGGAAGATGCAGTCATTTGGGGTATATAGTAAGGGGTAGCCCAATAAAATACTATCAACGAAaccccttcggggtggcccagtggtttgggcttgggacttccatgttg
This genomic stretch from Solanum stenotomum isolate F172 chromosome 10, ASM1918654v1, whole genome shotgun sequence harbors:
- the LOC125878475 gene encoding cytoplasmic tRNA 2-thiolation protein 1 isoform X2, whose protein sequence is MDEIVKLIGLKNNCTFCGVFRRQALDRGAALLKVDKLVTGHNADDIAETVLLNILRGDIARLGRCTSIITGEDGPIPRCKPFKYTYEKEIVMYAYFKKLDYFSTECIYSPNAYRGFAREFIKDLERMRPRAILDIIKSGEDFRISTSTKMPEQGICERCGYISSQKWCKACVLLEGLNRGLPKLGIGRSRGINSEHNTNTKQANGTQSLQSKQCGSLDF